The sequence below is a genomic window from Pygocentrus nattereri isolate fPygNat1 chromosome 16, fPygNat1.pri, whole genome shotgun sequence.
ATCTGTGAAGTATGGCTGGTTACCATAGACATATATTTTCAGAGTAATTCTatgtacttagaaaagaaccTTTGAAACCACTGATCATTACATTCTATAAGTGAGTTTTGAGTCACGGTGTTTTCTATTCTTTTATCAAGTGCTGTTAGCACCAGCAGCAGCAATTTAGGTACATGTGTGATGCTTGGTTTATCTGCACCACTTTCCGCTGTGTCTATCAAAGCCATCCTTACAGTCggttatacactgctcaaaaaaataaagggaacacttaaacaacacaatataactccaagtaaatcaaacttctgtccacttaggaagcgacactgattgacaatcaatttcacagctgttgtgcaaatggaatagacaacaggtggaaattattggcaattagcaagacacactcaataaaggtgtggttctgcaggtggggaccacagaccacttctcagtacctttctgctttctggctgatgttttggtcacttttgaatgttggtggtgctttcacactcgtggtagcatgagacggactctacaacccacacaagtggctcaggtattGCAGCTCATCAAGGATGACACATCAatacgagctgtggcaagaaggtttgctgtgtctgtcagcgtagtttccagaggctggaggcgctaccaggagacaggccagtacaccaggagatgtggaggaggccgtaggagggcaacaacccagcagcaggaccgctacctccgcctttgtgcaaggaggaacaggaggagcattgccagagccctgcaaaatgacctccagcagactccatgaggatggtatgagggcccgacatccacagatgagcgttgtgctcacagcccaacaccatgcaggacgcttggcatttgccagagaagaccaggattggcaaattcgccactggcgccctgtgctcttcacagatgaaagcaggtcagtaatggtgtggggtggcatgtCTTTGGAAGGCTGcacagtcctccatgtgctcgccagaggtagcctgactgtcattaggtaccgagatgagatcctcagaccccttgtgagaccatatgctggtgcggttggccctgggttcctcctaatccaggacaatgctagacctgatgtggctggagtgtgtcagcagtgagaatatccctcaggagaccatccgccacctcatcaggagcatgcccaggcgttgtagggaggtcatacaggtacgtggaggccacacacaatactgagccgcattttgatttgttttaaggacatcacatcaaagttggatcagcctgtagtgtgtttttccactttaattttgtgtgtgactccaaatccaggccttcattggttaataaatttgatttccattgatgatttttgtgtgattttgttgtcagcacatttaactttgtacagaacaaagtattcaatgagaatatttcattcattcagatctaggatgtgttatttgagtgttccctttatttttttgagcagtgtattatacTGAAATCCTCTAAATCAATGTAATTAATATCAATTTAATTGAATTAAGACCAGCCCAAGGCTAGATCCCATACCTGCATGGCTCTTGAAATGATTTCATGAGGAATCTATTGGTTTTTCACTGCATTACTGCTGTGGTTGCACTACAGTTGAACAACACCAGAGCTCTTTAAGCACAAGTTTGAAGagcagcagctgcacacaagcctaagatcaccattGGCAATGCCAAGCATTAGGTGGAGTGGTGTAATGCACACCGCTATTTGACTCTGAAGCAGTGGAGATGCACTTTGTGGAGAGATGAATTAAGTTTCACTTCTGGGGCAGCGTGATGGATGAAGAACACTGCCTGTCTAAATGCAAAGTGCTGACTGCAACATTTGGTAGAAGGAATAATGGTCTACGACTATTTTCCATGGTTTAGTTCCAGTGATGGGAAATATTAACATTACCTGCACACATTGTCATTCTAGAGAACTGTATGGTTCCAACTTTTTGGCAGCAGTCTAGGTAAGAtgtttcctgttccagcatgactgtgcccctgggcacaaagtgaggtccataaagacctgGATTGTTTCAGTTTTAGTAAGTATTTCCgtttacatatttttactttGCTTTGTCTGCACTTTTTTTAGTATGTAGTTTATATAATGCTGCCTGCTGTAGACTGATTACCTTAGCCtctgtggtgaatttgatcttattaattctatagtcgtaacattaatttctatcatattggttattactgtgtagattctggttgagtttatcctgtggCCCTCTGACTGAAATGGTAGTAGCTGATGCAGGAACCATCTGGACAGGATAGGGGCCCCCTGAACGTCAACAATGCCTATATATGGGAGTTAGGCGACTAGGGCTACTCTGGAGAAGAATGTATGTTTATACCTAATTTGGCTTGAGAGGGGCCATACATCGGACTGAGGCTGTCTTAATAGAAACCAGATTTGGGCTATACGTCCACAGCGGGTATAAAACCAGGAGCTGGAATGTATGTGTCAGAGACTATTGGctgttctctccaagctgtttcgcgaaggcttgttTGTGACTTTGACCTCTCAATGCtgataaacatctttatatgcaagagacgggtgtcaccgaagagtttgttcctacaccttcacagcatcgctactaaagaaaccacacctcaccacaagcatttcaatgtaTGAATGTCCTCACATTTTGTGcaaatgattaataaacttgaaacttgtaCTTGAAACTGGGAATTTCAGTGCTTTAGGCTAGCTTAGCCATTGAAAGAGCCTATATAACCAGCGCAGCTAAAAGGGCTGTCTTTCTGCTATCTGGAGTCCTGGATAGGATTGGCCAGATTAGCCCAATACATTGGAGCCTGGAACAATTAAGTCTGCTCAGAAGGAAGATAATAATATACCTCTCATGTTTTATGTAGCACACTTCCAAAGCTGAAGGTAATTTAATCCAGAGCTGTGGCCAGAACTAATCAAACGTGCAGGCATTTTGGTTTTTACTGTGGGGGACAAGGAGGGAAGGGAGGAGGGGTTGTTACATGCTCCAGTAAGCAGTTGTTACATGCTCCactgcaaaattaaaaaaacaaagtcaGGACATATAACATGGCTGAGAGACTGCATTTGGAATAAGGGAAAAACTGTGTACATTTATGTTTTTGGTTGACCCACTTTAAAGTCTTTGTTCAATGTTAGggattttcagtaaaaaaaaaaaaaattttcagcTGATAGATATTTCAACCCTAGATATTTAGCCTTAGTACTGTGCTTCACCCTGATGTGGGTGTATTGAAATATGTTCTCTGTTGTCCTCAACTATCCTTAAAATTAAGGTgccagaaagtaaaaatattgCCAGAAAGAGCTGGCAAAAACAATACCATAGAAAAAAGTACTTTTGACTccctatagaaccttttgaaggATGTTCTTTATAAAATGAGATGTctgagtgtaaagaacctttttaaagtgtaaagaaCATCCACTTAATGTGAAGGTTGTGTACCAATTTAtgcttttttccatttgaacCATGTATCTACACCAGGGACCATTTAGGAAACTTTATTTTCAGGAGCTTAGTGAAAgtctttgtattgtgtgtattgtattgtacttcCTAAGAAAAATTAAAAGAGTACTCTCTTGCTTCAGTTTAGGGTTCAGTGCAGGTACAGGCATAGAAGTATTTAGCCACTCACAAACAAACCAGGCCAAGCCAGTGTGGCAGGCAGTGGCCCAGGAAACATTGCACAAGTTGAAGAATGAATTCTACTAAATTGAAGCAAATtctggaaacaaaacaaaaacctcTATAataggacaatgatccaaaacatgccTCAAAATCCTCCATGATATAGGAAACACAAGCTCAAGCTTTTGAACATCTAGTTGTCAGCAATCCCCCCTTCTAGCCACCAGAGGTCTTCCTCTCCTGAGTTCTAATGACAACCCTAATGAGCTCCACCTGATCCTCATTTCCTCTTTACTCTGCTCTGTTATAAAACCTCTCAGTTGCATTGGcactttgtgaagtattgccagttcCTCAATGTCTGCCTTACCAAGCCTTTTTTATtcccttgtgttttttttgtgggtGTTTCGGCCTGTTGCCTGCTCTTTGGACTGATTTTTGCTCTTGCCCTTTTGGATATATTATCTGACCTTTGGATTTTGATGACTGGACATGTGGAGAGTAATTTTCCATTATCCATCCATCAAATTTGACACACTGAGAAATAATTGATCAGtacaccaattaaaaaaaatcaaactagCATTTTTCAAGTTCAGTAAATGAGCTCAGTAAACAACTATGGTGCATATACTATATAATATTCATCATTTTCAGCCCAGAGTTCTGGTACATGTATTGGAAATACTTTCTGTGCTAATAGTACATTACAAATGCAGGCAGGGGTGGGTAGAGTAGCCTGAACTCATACTCTGGTGAATGTGTTGTCACCTCTATGGAATAATTacttaatgaaaaataaaagtactgaGGCTGTCACCAACATTACTGCATGTTgaatttaaagagaaaaaatgaattaaaaactaCATGTTAAAGCCTAAAATCAACTGAGTAATAAAGTAGATTATCCTAAATATACATGTAGTTGAGTAAATATACCTGCCCAGCACTGGATGCAACAGATTTTGGAAGTACTGGAATATTCATTTCAGTTGTATATTACAAAGTAGCAAGTTTATTACTTAGACAGCAATAGGTCACCAATTGTTATTCATTGTCAGTGTTTGCATGGTCTTTCCAAACAAAATCTTAATTAAAGTAAGGCTAATAAAGCAATGGCTACTAGCAGGATTTTCTGTAGAGATGTTTATCTTTTCTCTGCTAAATCCTTCTCTTTACATCCCAGCCAGTACTTGCCGATGGATCTCGGGTAAGGAGGGTTAGCATAGTCAACCCGTTTGGTCTGCAGATCCACTCTGTAGTATTTATCTAAATAAATGGAGGAAGACATCCACATGAGAACAATTATTACATCAATAATATTACACAAATACTCACAAAATCTTACTCGATTacagaaagcaaaagaaaaacattctgtaTATTGTTGCACTTtctggtttcatgtgaaataaaGTCTTCTGGATGtttttgtaaaacatttcaacacCATCTTTCAGTCGGCAACCGCTGCCTCAGTATACAGCCATACAAGTTAGTCAGCGGTGGGTACCTTTTTTGAAGAAGTAGACGTTTTGCACTGGCATTGTTTTCTCCTGCACTATTTCCAGGTCAGTGTAATCAGTGAGGTCATAGCTGTAGTCATCGAGAGATGGACGTCTACCGCGGCCTTTCCTCTGATCTTTGCCTCGCCTTTCTGCTCCAAAATACCTTCCCAAAATAAACATATACTTATTTATACTTAATAGTCATTGTCACAGTCAATTTACCTGCTCATAAGGAATCTGTGTATGTTGTGTCATTACAGTTGTTACATAAATATGACATgttttataaactatgatttatATGATATCTCAGTATGATTGAAAGGCAATGTTATGTCAAATCCAGAAGTCTATCATTATTgggaaaacaaatatatatctTTGTAGAAAAAGACTAACAACAAAATATGGACTGAGTGTGCTATTGCATCCTAGACTTAACCTTAAATTCTAGCCTTAGTATTAAGTTTTTACCCTACAAAGAAACGACTATGTAAATATTCACCTATGAATGTAATGAACTCATGTGTGGATGCTGATGGGGCCAAAGAGTTTAAGATGTTACCACTGGTGCTTAAACATCGATTTGTAAAACTACTCTTGATCACTCCAACACTTATCAGTGAGCACATACAATTGCTTATTGGATGAAAGAAGCTGTCAGTATTGAGgcagtagcattactgagtcaaaaAGCATGCTATTGTGTCCTTGTGCTGTTGCAAGTTACACTGTGATAtctaaaatattcattaaaaaattgGTGTGGTTTTGTTGTTATACATTTTGTGTTATTGACCCTACAGGGTAGATGTGTCATTATGCTGCCTAATTATGCGCCATATGGCAACAACACAGCATTGCCTGGGGCAGTGGTGGGTTAGGTGCTTTGCCCAAccaaacaacacacagccaGGAATACCCAGGCTGTCCTGATATTTGAACCCATAGTCATCTGGTTGAAGATGGCTGGATGGACAGAATATGCAACTAGCTGAAAGAGCTGTTATGAATGACAGTGAACACCTTTTTTGTTGACcaacatagtgctgctttaaaaaaaagataaaacaaaatatgattCTGATTGAGACTAGATTATACCTCTCCTCATAATCCAAACCAtaatcttcccagaagagcgaGCGACTCTGGATCTTAGATCCTTTGCCCTTGTGTTTTCTCCTGCGGGAGGATCGCCTCCTGCTGGGAACTACAACTGCATCTGTGGAGGACGTTGGTGAGGTAGAGGGTTTGGATCCCTCATACAGCCTGCCCACCATCGCTGCGTCTATTGGAGGCTTGATGCCCACCCAATCTTTGGCAATGAAGCGGGGGCCTCTGTGATGTCCCTCTActggagtgagagaaaaaggacAGAGGAGGCCAAGATAGTAGCCTGGcttattttcaccaaaatgatttattttttgggTTATCAAGCTCATGATAACGCAATGTACTGTGCAGCCCCACCATAAGCTTTGACTTATGCTTTGTCTTTTGTTATGCACACACTTACAGCCTTGGAAGAGCAAGGTGAACAGATTGTCCCAGTCATGATCACAGTACAGGTTAGTGTAGCTTGTGAAGAGAACGGAGGGGGACATCTTGGTCATTTCAATGCATTCTTCGTGTGACGGCTGGTGCTTGAATTCATACTGGTAATACTGGTCACCTGCAAGCACAGAGAAGATAGTAGGCATAAAAAGATCTCAGACTGTTCTCACTAACATCACTTCAGTGTGAACAAgcaggttaaactgctgtaggatgaatggGTGGTCACATCATGTCCATGTTGAAATCAAAATGGAATTCAAAATAAAGTCGAACACATTGTATACACAGGGAGCGAGTGGTactttaacaatatttacatagatgtgcaacttttattttgaaaaaagtacaGCAATTTTGGTTTCCAGGACGTAGCAtctgcaaataatttaaatgtgCTGTCCTTCGTCCACACACCTTTAAAGAAATACACTTTCTCCTTCCCGTGGTGACCTGGGGCAGGAATAGCAAATGCAGCATCAACATCATCTGGAATCTTCTCAAACCCCACTGAGATATCTCGGGGGTAATCGTCATCCAGGACGTCTGTATCAAAACGCCAGTACTTGTTACCCTGAGCGGTGTCATGCACAGAAGTGGTTAatacagaagaagaagaaagcagaAGAAGGCTTTACAATTCTCCGTTTAATAGAAATGTTCCTAAATGTATTTTAGTGCTTTGAAGGTGCATATCTGTGAAGAACCATACAGGGTCCTCTAGACTAGTGATTCTCAACTCCAGTCACAGAAACCCACATCCCTAAACAGTTTCAGGTCATctctg
It includes:
- the vtnb gene encoding vitronectin b yields the protein MKAVLLLLLGLATAFAAEETCAGRCQNGFDPTKKCQCDSMCKYYGSCCPDFETSCKSKTRGDVFDFTEEDLNTTVIPTAVMNTTTAAPSPTPVSTVSPDPEAVTCSGRSFDAFLQLKNGSIYAFRGDYFFEMDERSVMPGYPKLIKDVWGISGPIDAAFSRINCQGKTYIFKGNKYWRFDTDVLDDDYPRDISVGFEKIPDDVDAAFAIPAPGHHGKEKVYFFKGDQYYQYEFKHQPSHEECIEMTKMSPSVLFTSYTNLYCDHDWDNLFTLLFQGLEGHHRGPRFIAKDWVGIKPPIDAAMVGRLYEGSKPSTSPTSSTDAVVVPSRRRSSRRRKHKGKGSKIQSRSLFWEDYGLDYEERYFGAERRGKDQRKGRGRRPSLDDYSYDLTDYTDLEIVQEKTMPVQNVYFFKKDKYYRVDLQTKRVDYANPPYPRSIGKYWLGCKEKDLAEKR